A window of the Diceros bicornis minor isolate mBicDic1 chromosome 12, mDicBic1.mat.cur, whole genome shotgun sequence genome harbors these coding sequences:
- the IAH1 gene encoding isoamyl acetate-hydrolyzing esterase 1 homolog isoform X4, which translates to MRFSFFSFLSSRVDGEHHWLTSWSDENPKQHIPLDEYVSNLKSMVQYLKSVDVPENRVILITPPPLCETAWEKECLIQGKHRQHSLTRPSVTTHSWIIKPSCKLNRLNLVVGEYASACLRVAQDCGTDVLDLWTLMQKDSQDFPSYLSDGLHLSPKGNEFLFSHLWPLIEKKVSSLPLLLPYWRDVAEAKPELSLLGDGDH; encoded by the exons ATGCgcttttctttcttcagttttctttccAGCAGGGTGGATGGGGAGCATCACTGGCTGACAAGTTGGTCAG atgagaaccccaagcAACACATCCCCCTGGATGAGTACGTCTCGAATTTAAAGAGCATGGTGCAGTACCTGAAGTCTGTGGATGTCCCTGAGAACAGGGTCATTCTCATCACTCCGCCCCCTCTCTGTGAGACCGCGTGGGAGAAGGAGTGCCTCATCCAGGGTAAACACCGCCAGCATAGTCTTACCAGACCTTCT GTCACAACCCATTCATGGATCATAAAACCAA GTTGCAAATTAAATCGCCTGAACTTGGTTGTTGGTGAATATGCCAGTGCCTGTTTACGAGTAGCCCAAGACTGTGGGACTGATGTGCTTGACTTGTGGACCCTGATGCAGAAGGACAGTCAG GACTTTCCGTCCTATTTGTCAGATGGACTACATTTATCACCAAAGGGAAATGAGTTTTTGTTTTCCCATCTTTGGCCTTTGATTGAGAAGAAAGTCTCTTCCTTGCCTTTGCTGCTCCCATACTGGAGAGATGTAGCAGAAGCAAAACCAGAACTAAGTCTTCTTGGTGATG